The Porites lutea chromosome 4, jaPorLute2.1, whole genome shotgun sequence genome contains a region encoding:
- the LOC140932767 gene encoding hsp90 co-chaperone Cdc37-like yields MVDYSKWDHIEVSDDEDDTHPNIDTPSLFRWRHQARVERMEEAKKERESMDTKISQNKKKLDQVRQQLKDVKVTDDKAEQLKQQLTDLEKKQKQLKKEDEELTKKEKKAPKNVDTLSHAGFTRTIINAPKKNPDDSLTEDEKAERSQAFMDKYKKEIEHFGMLQDYNDSEDYLRKNPHLACEDTANYLALWCISLEVQEKHSLMERVAHQTIIMQYILELAKSLDAAPQATVHSFFTKMKKAKTDFKEYMEAFDDELKSFLVRVKERAEARIERAMKEAEEEDRQNRLGPGGLDPVEVFESLPPELQKCFEEKDIPMLQQVLGKMPEEEARGYLKKCIDSGLWIPNAQDTQANAEAEEGDADDEGEEEQYEAVREEAEPEK; encoded by the exons ATGGTGGATTACAGTAAATGGGATCATATTGAA GTcagtgatgatgaagatgacaCCCACCCCAATATTGATACACCCAGTCTGTTTAGATGGCGACATCAAGCGAGAGTGGAAAGGATGGAGGAAGcgaagaaagaaagagaatcAATGGATACAAAGATTTCCCA aaataaaaagaaacttgatCAAGTGAGACAGCAACTTAAGGATGTGAAAGTAACAGATGATAAAGCAGAGCAACTGAAACAACAGTTGACTGATTTAGAGAAAAAG caaaaacaacttaaaaaagAAGATGAAGAGTTAACCAAGAAGGAAAAG AAAGCTCCAAAGAATGTTGATACACTAAGTCATGCAGGATTTACCAGAACA ATAATAAATGCACCAAAGAAGAATCCAGATGATAGTTTGACCGAAGATGAGAAAGCTGAAAGATCT cAAGCCTTCATGGacaaatacaaaaaagaaattgaacacTTTGGAATGCTGCAGGATTACAATGATAGTGAAGATTATTTGCGTAAGAATCCTCACTTGGCTTGCGAGGACACTGCAAACTATCTTGCATTGTGGTGTATCAGCTTGGAAGTACAAGAG AAACATTCCCTTATGGAGCGAGTAGCCCACCAGACGATCATTATGCAGTATATATTGGAGCTGGCAAAGTCATTAGATGCTGCTCCGCAAGCCACTGTACACTCATTCTTTACCAA gatgaaaaaagcaaaaactgacTTCAAAGAGTACATGGAGGCCTTTGATGACGAACTCAAGTCGTTTTTAGTGAGAGTCAAAGAAAGAGCTGAGGCCAGGATTGAGAGAGCTATGAAGGAAGCTGAAGAG gaGGATCGTCAAAACAGACTGGGACCTGGAGGCCTGGATCCTGTGGAGGTCTTTGAATCATTACCACCG GAGCTTCAAAAGTGCTTTGAGGAAAAAGATATTCCGATGTTGCAACAAGTTCTCGGTAAAATGCCGGAAGAGGAAGCCAGAGGGTATTTGAAAAAATGCATCGACTCCGGCCTGTGGATTCCTAACGCACAGGACACCCAAGCGAATGCCGAAGCTGAAGAAGGTGATGCGGATgatgaaggagaagaagaaCAGTATGAGGCTGTTAGAGAAGAGGCGGAACCGGAGAAATAA
- the LOC140932766 gene encoding sphingomyelin synthase-related protein 1-like isoform X1 — MICDDKKNVRRNRNNMGQLKDVRKWTCEQVGLWLQRKGFTDYAELFRYEHKIDGKALLAINQDDLRNPPLQLKILGDIKRLWLEIDALQQPYNRPISRLPNGFVKRENVDEIDSFQRRARYSGSWQIGEDSDLEDSVDSVHPLSDLSETGRTLISLLYAFTVFFVTSFVMVFVHDRVPDMKKYPPLPDIVLDNVPLIPWAFKMCEVTALILGVVLGITLFLHKHRIIVVRRMAALCGTVFLLRCVTMFVTSLSVPGIHLECSGKLYGDTWAKIARAFEILFGFGLSVNGVRTCGDYMFSGHTVSITLLNFFITEYTPSRMYYLHTCCWVLNMFGIFFILAAHEHYSIDVVIAFYISSRLFLYYHTLANTRALKCIDSKRTRVWFPLFWFFEERVSGKVPNEYEWPLKWPSFLCSKSKCQ; from the exons ATGATCTGtgatgacaaaaaaaatgttcgcaGAAACAGAAACAATATGGGGCAGTTAAAGGATGTGCGAAAGTGGACTTGTGAACAAGTAGGATTGTGGCTACAACGAAAAGGTTTCACGGATTATGCAGAGTTGTTTCGTTATGAACATAAGATAGACGGTAAAGCTCTGCTCGCTATCAACCAAGATGACCTTAGAAATCCTCCTCTGCAATTGAAAATTCTGGGAGATATCAAACGCCTTTGGCTTGAAATAGATGCTCTTCAACAGCCATACAACCGTCCCATTTCCAGATTGCCTAATGGGTTTGTTAAACGCGAAAATGTGGATGAGATTGATAGCTTTCAAAGGAGAGCAAGATATTCGGGATCATGGCAAATAGGCGAGGATTCTGATTTAGAGGACAGTGTAGACTCCGTTCATCCTTTGTCGGACCTGTCCGAAACAGGTCGGACTTTGATCAGCCTCCTCTACGCATTTACGGTTTTTTTCGTCACTTCCTTTGTGATGGTTTTTGTTCATGATCGTGTTCCAGACATGAAGAAATACCCTCCATTGCCTGATATAGTTCTGGACAATGTGCCCCTGATACCTTGGGCCTTTAAGATGTGTGAAGTCACAGCCCTTATTTTGGGAGTCGTTTTAGGTATTACATTGTTCCTCCATAAACACAGGATCATTGTAGTTCGTCGTATGGCTGCTTTGTGTGGTACAGTCTTCCTTCTTCGTTGTGTGACGATGTTCGTTACTTCTCTCAGTGTTCCTGGAATCCATCTAGAATGCTCTGGAAAG TTGTATGGAGACACGTGGGCAAAGATAGCAAGGGCATTTGAGATCTTGTTTGGGTTTGGACTGTCAGTGAATGGTGTGCGGACTTGTGGGGACTACATGTTTAGCGGCCACACAGTTTCCATTACTCTCTTAAACTTCTTTATCACAGAAT ACACACCCTCCCGTATGTACTACCTGCACACATGTTGCTGGGTTCTAAACATGTTTGGAATATTCTTTATTTTGGCTGCTCATGAACACTATTCAATTGATGTGGTGATCGCTTTCTATATTTCATCCCGTTTGTTTTTATATTATCACACTCTGGCTAACACACGTGCATTAAAGTGCATCGACAGTAAAAGAACAAGGGTGTGGTTTCCTCTGTTTTGGTTCTTTGAGGAAAGGGTATCTGGCAAAGTTCCAAATGAGTATGAATGGCCTCTGAAATGGCCGAGCTTTTTATGTTCAAAATCAAAGTGCCAATGA